The Thermotoga caldifontis AZM44c09 genomic interval AGTCTGAACAGAGTCAGTTCCATGAACGCGCTCAGGACCATGAGCAGTGCCAAGCTTGGGAATAACATGATGATGTCCGCGAGCCGCATGAAGAACGTGTCTATGACCCCACCGTAATACGCAGCGCTGGCTCCTATGATCGTGCCTATGAAGACGGTTATCAGAGCCGCAGTGATACCGAGCACGAACTCTCTCGGCGTACTGTACATGATCATCGCGAAGATGTCCCTACCCAGCGGATCGGTACCCAGAGGATGTCTCAGCGACGGAGGCGAGGGATGGCTCACTATGTACGGATCAAAACCGACGATCGGATCGTACGGCAGGAAGGTCTGGTATGTGAACAAATCGTTTTTCCAGAAGATGTTCTTCATGATCAGTGGATAAACCGGGTAAAGAAGGCCAAAGATCGCGAAGAATATTATCACGCCCAGGCCAAAAAGAGCGAGCTTTCTCTCTTTGAAAAGTTCCCAACCGGTCCTGAGAGATCTCAACCAGAGTTTGAACCTTATCTTCCAGAGCGGCTCAACAACGACCATCTCAGTCACAATCGATCACTCCCTCAATACCTTATGCGCGGATCGAGCACCGCATACATTATGTCGGCCACCAAATGTGCGATGAGGACGAAGATGCCAGTGAAGACCAGAAGGCCTATCAACAACGGGGTATCTTGACTGTTGAGCGCTTCCAGATAGGCACGCCCCATTCCGGGCCAGGAGAACATGGTTTCGGTGATGATACCCCCACCCACCGTGGCACCAAGACTGATGACGAAATTGGTGACAAGAGGTAAAAGCGCATTTCTCGCCGCGTGTTTGTCTCTAACGACGCCGTCTGGTAAGCCTTTGGCCTTCGCGGTGGTTATGTAATCTTCCTTTATCACATCGAGCATCGTATCGCGCATGACGAGCATGCTACCGGCAAAAGAGTACAACGTGAGTGTGAGCACGGGAAGCACCATGTGCTTTATGATATCCCAGGCGTAGATAGAATAGCCTGAGAGGATCCATATCGAAACTGATACAACAATCGTGGCAATGGAAGAAACGTAAAGTGTGAGCTTTTTTGCGGGAATCGTCTTGAGTCTGTTGGAAACCAGCAACGCTATTAGAAAAACTATGAGGAAAACCAGAGCGTTTGAAAGAAGCCTTATAAAAATCGTTTGGGCGGACAAAGGTGCGTTCTTCCATAAGTTCGGGTCGATGAACTGGTTCAAAGGTAAGATCTTCAGGATCACACCGAACAACCATATGTTGAAGATGGCGAGCAACGGTAAGAATATCGTCCAGAAAACTATGCCAACGAAGGTGGTCGCTTTGTCCAGCACGCCACTCCTCTTCCACGCTGCGCGTTTACCAAGGCTGTATCCAAGGGCATACGACACAAGCGTCGAAGTGACGAAAAGAAAAACGGTCCTGGGGAGCCTTTCAGCGATTATCGTTGTAACCTTCGTGGGAAAGTAAGAAAACGAGATTCCTAGGTCCAGTTTCAGGAAGTTTCTCATGTATATCAAATACCTCATGTGAGCAGGTTTGTCGAAACCGAACTGCCTCTTCAAATTCTCTCTGATCTCGGGCGTGAGTTTCGGATTGAGAAGGTACTGATCGACAAAACTTCCTGGCATCGCCTCGATCAACCAGTAGACCACGGTCACGTAGATGAAGAGTAGTATCACTATTTGCAACACTCTTTTTCCCAGAAATTTGAGCACGCGCGATCTCCTCCCTTTCCAAAAACCCAACCGCCCGGAGAGGGCGGTTGGGAAATCCTACGAGTCTAACGTTCCATCACTGAGCAGCTTTGACCAGAGCGGGAACACCACTGACGTACTGCAATCCAGACAGTGTTTGCTCGTACGGGAAGACGATCTGATCAATCCTGTAAGCTTCGATGATCGGTGTGTCGAAGAGGACGATGTAGGGCAGATCTTCCGCCAGGATTTCCTGCAGCTTGAAGCCAAGTTCTCTCGCTTTGTTTATGTCAGAAGCGGCAAGGAACTCATCAGCGAGCTTGTCGAACTCTGGATTGTTGTAGCCAGCTGCGTTGAAGTCACCAACACCAGCGCGCTTGCTGTGGAAGAAGTCCGCCATGTGGTCTGGATAATATCCCAAGCTCCAACCGAGCATGTAGATATCGAAGTTGAACGGTTCGTCCCAGACCCTCTGCACGATGTAGTTGAAATCGACCAGGTTGGCTTTGATGGGTATACCAATTTCGTTGGCCCATCTTTCGATGTAGAGTGCCATCGTCGCCCTCATCGGATCGTAGCCGGTACCGGGAGCAAGCAATTCAATCTGCTCAATCCTCTGTCCATTCGGTGCGATGAGGCCCCTACCCTGTCTAACCACGTTGTTGCCCTCGATCTTCGGTTCAACAACCCATTTGAAGCCCGCTTTCTTGAGCAATTCTATGGCGAGTTTTCTTCTCTCACCGTAGCTGAGACCGTAACCGGGCGTGAGTTCTGGAACCTTCGGGTTGTACCAGAACGCGTTTCCAACGGGCACCACGCTGTACTGCGGGAACGCCTGACCACCGAGCACTCTGGAGCACAGGAACTCTCTGTCGATGAGCGCCGCTATGGCCTGCCTGAACTCTTTGATGTTCATCGGATACCTTCTCATGTTGAAGCACATGTACCTGAAGCCGTTGGTCGTGTTGCTGATGACCTTCACACCGCTCGCCTTGGCCAGCTGGTCTGCCTCGCCTTTCTGCAGACCGAGCGAGTTGAACACGAAGCTGACATCACCGTTGATCAGTGCCGTGATCGCGGCAGCCCTGTTCAGATAGATTCTGTAAATGATGTCATCGACATACGGACCGGTGACGAGCTCGAGCATCTTTTCACCGGTGGGTTCTCCGTAGCCAACCCAGTGGAAGCCCGTGTTGGGATTCTTGATCTCAACGGCTCCGTTCTTGTAGAGAATCAGCGTGCTTCCTCTGTCGAAATAGTCAGGTCTTGCAGCCTGTTGTACGAACGCACCTTTTTCCCATTTGACGAGCTTGAACGGGCCTATGATGGGCTCGTCGGAATTGTCGTAGTTGTAGAGTGTCTGCAGCGGAGCACCGGTCTTCAAAGCTTCCTGAACTTTTGGCTCCCAGTACTTCTTTTGCAGTATGGGCGCCATCAGAGCTCCAAAGTTTGCCTTGGCCAAACTCGGCTGGGTGAAGTACACCTTCACTGTGAAATCGTCAACT includes:
- a CDS encoding ABC transporter permease, which gives rise to MVVVEPLWKIRFKLWLRSLRTGWELFKERKLALFGLGVIIFFAIFGLLYPVYPLIMKNIFWKNDLFTYQTFLPYDPIVGFDPYIVSHPSPPSLRHPLGTDPLGRDIFAMIMYSTPREFVLGITAALITVFIGTIIGASAAYYGGVIDTFFMRLADIIMLFPSLALLMVLSAFMELTLFRLALIMGILAGFGSITLVLKAQALTVKVRPFIDAAKSTGASDAYIIFRHIIPNILPLSFLYMMFNVTGAIFTEAVLSFLGLANIRMSWGVIIQMAESSGYLMGSSIGAYWWLWLPAGACITLLCSSFYFLGRGLEEIVNPRLRKR
- a CDS encoding ABC transporter permease, with the translated sequence MLKFLGKRVLQIVILLFIYVTVVYWLIEAMPGSFVDQYLLNPKLTPEIRENLKRQFGFDKPAHMRYLIYMRNFLKLDLGISFSYFPTKVTTIIAERLPRTVFLFVTSTLVSYALGYSLGKRAAWKRSGVLDKATTFVGIVFWTIFLPLLAIFNIWLFGVILKILPLNQFIDPNLWKNAPLSAQTIFIRLLSNALVFLIVFLIALLVSNRLKTIPAKKLTLYVSSIATIVVSVSIWILSGYSIYAWDIIKHMVLPVLTLTLYSFAGSMLVMRDTMLDVIKEDYITTAKAKGLPDGVVRDKHAARNALLPLVTNFVISLGATVGGGIITETMFSWPGMGRAYLEALNSQDTPLLIGLLVFTGIFVLIAHLVADIMYAVLDPRIRY
- a CDS encoding ABC transporter substrate-binding protein, producing the protein MKKLLVFAVILAVLSVFAQTLNWALLQEPKTLNPWNHYGPNATVWNSYVLGTWYGALYGYSDVRFDWIPSLAADLPKIEQEGDLWVYTIPLRQDVVWSDGTKFTADDVVWTMNTVLKLIKEYGLGGNWASMIDPDYFVKAEKVDDFTVKVYFTQPSLAKANFGALMAPILQKKYWEPKVQEALKTGAPLQTLYNYDNSDEPIIGPFKLVKWEKGAFVQQAARPDYFDRGSTLILYKNGAVEIKNPNTGFHWVGYGEPTGEKMLELVTGPYVDDIIYRIYLNRAAAITALINGDVSFVFNSLGLQKGEADQLAKASGVKVISNTTNGFRYMCFNMRRYPMNIKEFRQAIAALIDREFLCSRVLGGQAFPQYSVVPVGNAFWYNPKVPELTPGYGLSYGERRKLAIELLKKAGFKWVVEPKIEGNNVVRQGRGLIAPNGQRIEQIELLAPGTGYDPMRATMALYIERWANEIGIPIKANLVDFNYIVQRVWDEPFNFDIYMLGWSLGYYPDHMADFFHSKRAGVGDFNAAGYNNPEFDKLADEFLAASDINKARELGFKLQEILAEDLPYIVLFDTPIIEAYRIDQIVFPYEQTLSGLQYVSGVPALVKAAQ